From Pontibacter actiniarum, a single genomic window includes:
- a CDS encoding DUF4403 family protein, whose protein sequence is MENAIKIQLPLSVSYPALEAVLQQQLVGQYIPKPEDASGTPPYAQILDIGIAKSSTGSYDVMLRVKIRILRTVLKRDEVELYVLATLGYDNTAEQLFVRKFNVVSRTSSGFYNTALEVLANKVAYSQILKRASINLGDIVAQELKKANVLLEEGLELKGATLTGKVESVLVQDITPHPGKLSLLLELKGNVAADVFDLLSLMPAKQEQG, encoded by the coding sequence ATGGAGAACGCTATAAAGATCCAATTGCCCCTATCCGTCTCATACCCCGCCCTGGAGGCTGTACTGCAGCAGCAGTTGGTTGGGCAGTATATCCCGAAGCCAGAAGACGCGTCAGGCACGCCGCCCTATGCCCAGATACTGGACATCGGGATTGCCAAAAGCAGCACAGGCAGCTACGATGTAATGCTTAGGGTGAAAATAAGGATCCTGCGCACCGTTCTGAAGCGAGACGAGGTGGAGCTGTACGTTTTAGCCACACTGGGCTATGACAACACAGCTGAGCAGCTGTTCGTCCGGAAGTTCAACGTTGTTTCCCGCACCTCCAGCGGCTTCTACAACACAGCCCTCGAAGTGCTGGCAAACAAGGTGGCCTACAGCCAAATCCTGAAGCGGGCAAGTATAAACCTGGGCGACATTGTTGCCCAGGAGCTGAAAAAAGCAAACGTACTGCTGGAAGAGGGACTTGAGCTGAAAGGCGCGACACTAACAGGCAAGGTTGAATCGGTGCTGGTGCAGGACATTACCCCTCACCCGGGCAAGCTATCGCTCCTGCTGGAGTTGAAGGGCAATGTTGCGGCAGATGTTTTTGACCTGCTCAGCCTCATGCCAGCGAAACAGGAACAGGGGTAG
- a CDS encoding SDR family oxidoreductase — MKNKVVLITGGTSGIGKALAFAFGRAGAKVVVSGRNQQNLSSTSQELAAAGIDNLALNADVSVEEQCQRMVQETVDKYGRLDVLINNAGISMRALFEDLDLNVIRQVMDINFWGTVYSTKYALPYIKQAKGSVIGISSIAGYRGLPARTGYSASKFAMHGFLETLRTELLHSGVHVLLACPGFTASNIRNTALAANGQQQGETPREEEKMMSAEEVADRILQATIKRKRDLVMTTQGKLAVWVNKLFPSLADKLVYNVMAKEKDSPLKK, encoded by the coding sequence ATGAAAAATAAAGTAGTGCTGATTACCGGCGGCACGTCGGGTATTGGCAAAGCGCTGGCCTTCGCCTTTGGCCGTGCAGGCGCAAAAGTAGTGGTTTCCGGCCGCAACCAGCAGAACCTCAGCAGCACCAGCCAGGAGTTGGCAGCGGCAGGCATTGATAACTTAGCCCTGAACGCCGATGTGAGCGTGGAGGAGCAGTGCCAGCGCATGGTACAGGAAACGGTTGACAAGTATGGCCGCCTGGATGTGCTCATCAACAACGCCGGCATCTCCATGCGCGCGCTGTTCGAAGACCTGGACCTGAACGTGATCCGCCAGGTGATGGACATTAACTTCTGGGGCACCGTGTACAGCACCAAATATGCGCTGCCGTATATCAAGCAAGCAAAAGGCTCTGTGATTGGCATCTCGTCTATCGCCGGCTACAGGGGCTTGCCCGCCCGCACGGGATACTCCGCCTCCAAGTTCGCCATGCACGGCTTCCTGGAGACCCTGCGCACCGAGCTGCTGCACTCGGGGGTGCACGTGCTGCTGGCCTGCCCCGGTTTTACGGCATCCAACATCCGCAACACAGCCCTAGCGGCCAACGGCCAGCAGCAGGGCGAAACGCCACGTGAGGAGGAGAAAATGATGAGCGCGGAGGAAGTAGCCGACAGAATCCTGCAGGCGACCATCAAGCGCAAACGTGACCTGGTGATGACCACGCAAGGGAAACTGGCGGTTTGGGTGAATAAGCTCTTCCCGAGCCTGGCCGACAAGCTGGTGTACAACGTGATGGCGAAAGAGAAAGACTCGCCGCTGAAGAAGTAG
- a CDS encoding ABC transporter ATP-binding protein, with amino-acid sequence MSIEIRGLSKKFGKNDVLQELSLSIEQGQIYCLLGKNGVGKSTFLNCILDLVQPDSGHVTLFGKDYHQHQLEVKQNLGALCEDNPLIEEFTGLEYLNFVSRLYKLPPAEAEERISSLVSYFFSDKNSLHKNIAGYSTGMKKKVGIAAAMLHKPRVLILDEPFTGLDPIAAQLLVQLIRSYRNGNRVILISSHDLNYVEKIATHIGVLNDGQLMYNGSVQEFTMNGANLIDQALFQLLLPHHNAEAKLDWMLT; translated from the coding sequence ATGAGCATAGAAATACGTGGACTGTCGAAGAAGTTTGGAAAAAACGATGTGCTGCAGGAGCTGAGCCTCAGCATTGAGCAAGGGCAGATTTACTGCCTGCTGGGTAAGAACGGGGTTGGCAAGAGCACCTTTCTCAATTGCATCCTGGACCTGGTGCAGCCCGACAGCGGCCACGTTACGCTCTTCGGCAAAGACTACCATCAGCACCAGCTGGAGGTAAAACAGAACCTCGGCGCCCTGTGCGAAGACAATCCCCTTATCGAAGAGTTTACCGGCCTGGAGTACCTGAACTTCGTGTCCAGGCTGTACAAGCTTCCCCCTGCAGAGGCCGAGGAGCGCATCAGCAGCCTGGTGAGCTACTTCTTCTCAGACAAGAACTCCCTGCACAAGAACATCGCAGGCTACTCCACCGGCATGAAGAAAAAGGTGGGCATTGCGGCGGCCATGCTGCACAAGCCCCGGGTGCTGATACTGGACGAGCCTTTTACCGGCCTGGACCCCATTGCCGCCCAGCTGCTGGTGCAGCTTATCCGCAGTTACCGCAACGGCAACCGTGTGATCCTGATCTCGTCGCATGACCTGAACTATGTAGAGAAGATCGCCACCCACATCGGCGTGCTCAACGACGGGCAGCTGATGTACAACGGGTCGGTGCAGGAGTTTACCATGAACGGGGCCAACCTCATAGACCAGGCGCTGTTCCAGCTGCTGTTGCCGCACCACAATGCCGAAGCCAAGCTGGACTGGATGCTCACCTGA
- a CDS encoding SH3 domain-containing protein yields the protein MQNILSKISAFLIIFLVPLAEPAYAQGDNLTLAKADSLFQKQHYSDAFGLYENILQNEQRYSPQMLLKMAYIKEGLRDYTGAMYYLHMFYTKEPSRSTLRKMEELAQAHRLHGYEYNDLQFFKTQFSKHYMQILELLLLTAVVTVTVMFISWRRGHKFTGPFRLGFTLYLLFILYYINFLNLGDEGIIKNSHVAIMSAPSAGANWLATASEGHKVPITGEQDIWYEIKWKGEKAYIRKSNLLELP from the coding sequence ATGCAAAACATCTTGTCTAAAATATCTGCCTTTTTGATTATTTTTCTGGTGCCTTTGGCGGAACCGGCTTATGCTCAGGGAGATAATTTAACACTGGCTAAAGCAGATTCTTTGTTCCAAAAGCAGCATTACTCCGATGCTTTTGGCTTGTATGAGAATATCCTGCAAAATGAGCAACGCTACTCGCCGCAGATGCTCCTGAAGATGGCCTACATCAAAGAGGGGCTGCGCGACTACACCGGTGCAATGTACTACCTGCACATGTTCTACACCAAGGAGCCCAGCCGCTCCACGCTTCGAAAGATGGAGGAGCTGGCGCAGGCCCACCGTTTACATGGCTATGAGTACAACGACCTGCAGTTTTTTAAAACGCAGTTCAGCAAGCACTACATGCAGATACTGGAGCTGCTGCTGCTGACTGCCGTGGTCACGGTAACCGTTATGTTTATCAGCTGGCGCAGGGGGCACAAGTTCACAGGCCCCTTCCGGCTGGGCTTTACGCTGTACCTGCTGTTTATCCTTTACTACATAAACTTCCTAAACCTCGGCGACGAAGGCATTATCAAAAACAGCCACGTGGCCATCATGTCGGCCCCCTCTGCCGGCGCCAACTGGCTTGCCACTGCCTCAGAGGGCCACAAGGTGCCCATTACTGGTGAGCAGGATATCTGGTACGAGATAAAGTGGAAAGGGGAGAAGGCCTACATCCGCAAGAGCAACCTGCTGGAGCTGCCTTAG
- the thiL gene encoding thiamine-phosphate kinase, translating into MSEYTPLSEVGEFGLIRKIKEKIELRNESTVKGIGDDAAVLQPGEKQVVVSSDMLLESVHFDLTFCPLKHLGYKAVAVNVSDIAAMNAKPTQITVNIAVGARFTLEAVEELYEGIRLACENYKVDLVGGDTTSSRAGLVISVTAIGEAAPEEIVYRNGAKVNDLVCVTGDLGAAYMGLQILEREKQAFLANPDMQPELEEKQYIVGRQLRPEARMDVIYDLKERGVQPTSMIDISDGLASELFHICSQSKVGAVVYKDNLPADPQMLETAVEFNIDPLTCIMNGGEDYELLFTVPLSAYDELKNHPDITIIGNITQEGEGVNLATKSGQVFPLKAQGWSHF; encoded by the coding sequence ATGAGTGAATATACCCCTTTAAGCGAAGTAGGCGAGTTTGGCCTGATCCGGAAGATCAAAGAGAAGATCGAGCTCCGCAACGAATCAACCGTCAAAGGCATTGGTGATGACGCGGCTGTGCTGCAACCCGGCGAGAAGCAGGTGGTGGTGTCGTCGGACATGCTGCTGGAGAGTGTGCACTTCGACCTGACCTTCTGCCCCCTAAAGCACCTGGGCTACAAGGCCGTGGCCGTGAATGTGTCCGACATTGCCGCCATGAACGCCAAACCAACGCAGATTACGGTAAACATTGCTGTAGGCGCACGCTTTACCCTGGAAGCTGTAGAAGAGCTGTACGAGGGAATCCGCCTGGCCTGCGAGAACTATAAAGTGGATTTGGTGGGAGGCGATACGACCTCATCCAGAGCCGGCCTGGTTATCAGCGTCACGGCGATCGGCGAGGCTGCCCCGGAGGAGATCGTGTACCGCAACGGCGCCAAGGTAAACGACCTGGTGTGTGTAACCGGTGACCTGGGCGCAGCCTACATGGGGCTGCAGATCCTGGAGCGCGAAAAGCAGGCCTTCCTGGCCAACCCGGACATGCAGCCGGAGCTGGAGGAGAAACAGTATATTGTGGGCCGCCAGTTGCGCCCGGAGGCCCGTATGGATGTCATCTACGACCTGAAAGAGCGCGGCGTCCAGCCCACCTCTATGATCGATATCTCGGATGGGCTGGCCTCAGAGCTGTTCCATATCTGTAGCCAGTCTAAGGTGGGTGCCGTGGTTTACAAAGACAACCTGCCCGCCGACCCGCAGATGCTGGAGACAGCCGTGGAGTTTAACATCGACCCGCTTACCTGCATTATGAACGGTGGCGAAGACTACGAGCTCCTCTTCACGGTTCCCCTCTCCGCCTACGACGAGCTGAAGAACCACCCCGACATCACCATCATCGGCAACATCACCCAGGAAGGCGAAGGCGTGAACCTGGCAACAAAGTCCGGCCAGGTATTCCCGCTGAAGGCCCAGGGCTGGAGCCATTTTTAA
- a CDS encoding pirin family protein, with protein sequence MSQKVMHKAATRGRANHGWLDSHHTFSFAQYYNPERMGFGLLRVLNDDVVAPGMGFGTHPHDNMEIVSIPIKGSLAHQDSTGTKEVIQTNEVQIMSAGSGLTHSEFNASKADPVNFLQIWVFPKERDITPRYEQKTFRPEDRQNRLQTVIAPEKQEGALWINQDAWFTLGTLKSGFSEEYTLHKQGNGLYAFVIDGEVEIDGEKLSKRDGMGISDVSSVTVKASGDAEVLLMEVPMK encoded by the coding sequence ATGAGCCAGAAAGTAATGCATAAAGCCGCCACGCGCGGCCGTGCCAACCATGGTTGGCTGGACTCTCACCATACCTTCAGCTTTGCCCAGTACTACAACCCGGAGCGCATGGGCTTTGGCCTGTTGCGCGTGCTGAACGATGATGTGGTGGCACCGGGCATGGGCTTTGGCACACATCCGCATGACAACATGGAGATTGTCTCCATTCCGATCAAGGGGTCGCTCGCCCACCAGGACAGCACCGGCACCAAAGAGGTTATCCAGACCAACGAGGTGCAGATCATGTCGGCGGGCAGCGGGTTAACGCACTCAGAATTTAACGCCTCCAAGGCAGACCCTGTAAACTTTTTGCAGATCTGGGTGTTCCCGAAAGAGCGGGATATCACGCCGCGCTACGAGCAGAAGACCTTTCGGCCCGAAGACCGCCAGAACAGACTCCAAACCGTTATCGCCCCGGAGAAGCAGGAGGGAGCCCTTTGGATTAACCAGGATGCCTGGTTCACGCTCGGCACCCTGAAAAGCGGTTTCTCTGAGGAGTACACGCTACACAAGCAAGGCAATGGCCTGTACGCCTTCGTGATAGACGGTGAGGTGGAAATAGACGGTGAGAAGCTGTCTAAGCGCGACGGTATGGGGATAAGTGATGTGAGCAGCGTCACGGTGAAAGCCTCCGGCGATGCAGAAGTCCTGCTGATGGAAGTGCCGATGAAGTAG
- a CDS encoding TIGR02117 family protein, which produces MRDALKKITTGVLWLFMAVLSCVAAFLLAAFLLSSVPVNRGYAQAHQEPVEIFVTSNGVHTDIIVPVATVYIDWRRRLPLHQFERVDSSFRYLAFGWGDRRFYMETPEWSDLRPGVAVTAALWPTRSAMHVTYIRSRPVPNRRQQPVLLSPEQYQRLITYIDHSFVQQHDGYTHIRNTGYTGQDTFYEAHGRFYILKNCNNWVNQGLKRAGVKTALWAPIPYAVMRHLR; this is translated from the coding sequence ATGAGGGATGCGCTGAAGAAAATAACAACGGGTGTACTTTGGCTCTTCATGGCGGTGCTCAGTTGTGTGGCAGCCTTCCTGCTGGCCGCTTTTCTGCTCAGCAGCGTGCCGGTGAACAGGGGCTATGCGCAGGCGCATCAGGAACCGGTTGAGATTTTTGTAACCTCGAACGGGGTGCACACAGACATTATTGTGCCGGTGGCCACCGTCTACATCGACTGGCGCCGGAGGTTACCGCTGCACCAGTTCGAGCGCGTAGACAGCAGCTTCCGCTACCTCGCCTTTGGCTGGGGCGACCGGCGTTTTTACATGGAAACACCTGAGTGGAGCGACCTGCGGCCAGGGGTAGCCGTTACTGCTGCGCTTTGGCCAACCCGCTCGGCTATGCACGTTACCTACATTCGCTCCCGCCCTGTACCCAACCGCCGGCAACAGCCCGTGCTCCTCTCCCCGGAGCAGTACCAGCGCCTGATCACCTACATCGACCATTCCTTTGTACAGCAGCACGACGGTTATACCCACATCCGAAACACCGGCTACACCGGCCAGGATACCTTCTACGAGGCGCACGGCCGGTTTTACATCCTGAAGAACTGCAACAACTGGGTTAACCAGGGGCTGAAGCGCGCCGGAGTGAAGACAGCCTTGTGGGCTCCTATCCCCTATGCGGTGATGCGGCACCTGCGCTAA
- the hisC gene encoding histidinol-phosphate transaminase produces the protein MKTFAQAVYNGAANENLFGASSKVTAALQDAIAQVHSYPTPDAAPLRQAIAYHLGLQPSQIAVGSGSAELISLLVRAFCQPFAESNVVSVAPTYPLYQMEAAALGVTFKPAPLNSKYEFDIDCLLRQVDGNTRLVFLSNPNNPTGGYLTYAQLERLLQEIPPQVLLVLDEAYVEFVTAPDFAKALPYLAQHANLVVLRTFSKAYGLASLRVGYMVAQEQLLARLLPAKQPFNVNQLAQIGAVIALEDEEHLAYTLTETAIGKAHLQQLLDAEGVQWWPSEGNFLFVDAGMPAAGLAAELQQQGIHVRETDSRFHLRITVGTKEHQQHLQEQLKAILAPHSVWHDKTLAQILHTGYALPKADDVFKALAAVSELAEGANSIGSAAERIALAYARAFSTCLGPEGNEHAGNLYSSTYGETDMISAFNVLVKATPLVSFGHMFGNLAIAGATAHADEIHILDLGIGGGLQWLHLLELLAARPGTPPKVSITGVDIPAATGKPEARLQQTGDMLQQHASRLGLNFTYSCLAKRLEELSMQELYFSPTEALVVNSAFTLHHLPDQLLGEVDYRDRILQQIKALNPVIFTLTEPDSEHNKLSFLPRLRESLRHYYTVFDALDTLLPRLLPERQVIEQEFFGREIINVISCEGARRVERHERHEAWRQRLVRNGFAPIAAAAPTDSIQEALQLHENFLLQPNGAGYTLCWKGTPVVAATAWV, from the coding sequence ATGAAAACTTTTGCCCAGGCTGTTTACAATGGCGCCGCAAACGAGAACTTATTTGGAGCATCCTCAAAAGTTACCGCTGCCTTACAGGATGCCATAGCCCAGGTCCACAGCTACCCCACTCCTGATGCAGCACCGCTTCGGCAGGCGATAGCCTACCACCTGGGCCTGCAGCCGTCTCAGATAGCGGTGGGGAGCGGCTCCGCCGAACTCATCTCACTGCTGGTGCGCGCTTTCTGCCAGCCGTTCGCAGAGAGCAACGTTGTGTCGGTGGCGCCAACGTACCCGCTTTACCAGATGGAGGCCGCCGCGCTGGGCGTTACTTTTAAGCCGGCTCCGCTAAACAGCAAGTATGAGTTTGACATCGATTGCCTGCTGCGGCAGGTTGACGGCAACACGCGCCTTGTTTTCCTCTCAAACCCCAACAACCCCACCGGTGGTTATCTCACTTACGCTCAGCTGGAGCGGCTACTGCAGGAGATACCGCCACAGGTGCTACTGGTGCTGGACGAGGCTTACGTGGAGTTTGTAACCGCCCCGGACTTCGCCAAGGCCCTGCCGTACCTGGCACAGCATGCCAACCTGGTAGTGCTCCGGACATTCTCGAAAGCCTACGGCCTTGCCTCCCTCCGCGTGGGCTACATGGTGGCTCAGGAGCAACTGCTTGCTCGACTACTCCCGGCCAAGCAGCCGTTTAACGTGAACCAGCTGGCGCAGATTGGCGCCGTAATCGCCCTGGAAGACGAGGAGCACCTCGCCTATACTTTAACCGAAACGGCAATCGGGAAAGCCCATTTGCAGCAGCTACTGGATGCCGAAGGCGTGCAGTGGTGGCCGTCTGAGGGTAATTTCCTGTTTGTGGATGCCGGTATGCCGGCGGCTGGCCTGGCCGCGGAACTGCAGCAGCAGGGTATCCACGTGCGCGAAACCGATAGCAGGTTTCACCTGCGGATAACCGTGGGCACCAAAGAGCACCAGCAACACCTGCAGGAGCAGTTAAAAGCTATACTTGCCCCACACAGCGTCTGGCACGACAAAACGCTGGCGCAGATCCTTCACACAGGCTACGCCCTCCCCAAGGCAGACGATGTGTTCAAAGCACTAGCCGCCGTGTCTGAACTGGCCGAAGGCGCCAACAGCATCGGCTCCGCCGCCGAGCGCATTGCCCTGGCCTATGCCCGTGCCTTCAGCACTTGCCTAGGCCCGGAAGGGAACGAACACGCCGGCAACCTCTACAGCAGCACCTACGGCGAAACCGATATGATATCGGCATTCAACGTGCTGGTGAAGGCTACGCCCCTGGTGTCGTTTGGGCACATGTTCGGGAACCTGGCCATTGCCGGGGCCACCGCGCACGCCGACGAGATACACATTTTAGACCTGGGTATAGGCGGAGGCCTCCAGTGGCTGCACCTGCTCGAGTTGCTCGCTGCGCGCCCGGGAACCCCGCCGAAGGTTAGCATCACCGGCGTGGATATCCCCGCTGCAACGGGCAAGCCAGAGGCACGCCTGCAACAGACAGGTGACATGCTACAGCAACACGCCTCCCGCTTAGGGCTGAACTTCACGTACTCCTGCCTGGCAAAGCGCCTGGAGGAGCTAAGCATGCAGGAGCTGTACTTCTCCCCTACCGAGGCCCTGGTGGTTAACTCTGCCTTCACGCTGCACCACCTCCCCGACCAGTTGCTGGGCGAGGTAGACTACCGCGACAGGATTCTGCAGCAGATCAAGGCACTGAACCCAGTTATCTTCACGCTTACCGAGCCCGACTCGGAGCATAACAAGCTCAGCTTCCTGCCACGCCTGCGCGAGTCGCTACGCCACTACTACACGGTGTTTGACGCCCTGGACACGCTGCTGCCACGCCTGCTGCCGGAGCGCCAGGTAATTGAGCAGGAGTTCTTTGGCAGGGAGATCATCAACGTTATTTCCTGTGAAGGCGCCCGCCGAGTGGAGCGCCACGAGCGCCACGAGGCCTGGCGCCAGCGCCTGGTGCGCAACGGCTTTGCCCCTATCGCAGCCGCTGCCCCCACCGATAGCATACAGGAGGCCCTGCAGCTGCATGAGAACTTTCTGCTGCAGCCAAACGGCGCCGGCTATACCCTGTGCTGGAAGGGCACACCCGTGGTGGCAGCCACTGCCTGGGTGTAG
- a CDS encoding nitroreductase family protein produces the protein MKIHTLIEQRWSPRAFSDRPVREEQLEALFEAARWAPSAMNEQPWRFIYATSDNRESFERLANCLVAGNSWAKNAAALFITVAKKSYDFNGNPNGHAWHDVGLATGNLLLQATDLGLHVHLMGGFDAAKAREVLGIPEGFEPVSMGAVGYVGEPESLPENLRERELAPRVRKPLNELVFKGHWEQK, from the coding sequence TTGAAGATTCATACTTTGATAGAACAACGCTGGAGCCCGCGTGCCTTTAGCGACCGCCCCGTGCGCGAAGAGCAGCTGGAGGCGCTGTTTGAGGCAGCCCGCTGGGCCCCATCGGCCATGAACGAGCAGCCGTGGCGCTTTATCTATGCCACCAGCGATAACAGGGAGAGCTTTGAGCGCCTTGCTAACTGCCTGGTAGCCGGTAACAGTTGGGCTAAGAATGCGGCGGCGTTGTTTATTACGGTTGCCAAAAAGAGCTACGACTTTAACGGAAACCCTAACGGCCACGCCTGGCACGATGTGGGGCTTGCCACCGGCAACCTACTGCTGCAGGCCACCGACCTCGGCCTGCATGTACACCTGATGGGCGGTTTCGACGCGGCCAAGGCCCGGGAGGTGCTGGGCATACCGGAAGGTTTTGAGCCGGTTTCGATGGGGGCGGTAGGCTACGTGGGCGAGCCCGAGTCGCTGCCGGAGAACCTGAGGGAGCGTGAGCTGGCGCCGCGCGTGCGAAAGCCGCTGAATGAGCTGGTGTTCAAAGGGCACTGGGAACAGAAGTAA
- the rlmD gene encoding 23S rRNA (uracil(1939)-C(5))-methyltransferase RlmD has protein sequence MRNKSKKKKFEILEHIKIEDMVAEGKCLARHDNMVIFVAGVAPGDVVDLRITRKKKSFLEAEPVAFHELSELRVQPFCEHFGTCGGCKWQHIGYDTQLHFKQKQVKDNLERIGKVPLPAFDPILGSANTRYYRNKLEYTFSNTSWLTKEQIQSGQEFDRDALGFHIPGRFDKILDIKHCYLQPDPSNAIRLEVRDYAKKHDLPFFDIVKQEGYMRNLIIRTANTGEVMVIVQVYEDRPEEMEALMQHLAATFPEITSLQYVVNSKGNETFHDLEVVCYKGLPYIHEDMEGIKFRVGPKSFYQTNADQAYELYKKTRELANLTGNELVYDLYTGAGTIANFVAHQAREVIGIEYVPSAIEDAKINSQINNITNTTFYAGDMKDILSDELIERHGRPDVVITDPPRAGMHEDVVKKLLQVHPNRIVYVSCNPATQARDVEWLSEKYDVTRVQPVDMFPQTHHVENIVLLTAR, from the coding sequence GTGAGAAATAAGAGCAAGAAAAAGAAGTTCGAGATACTCGAGCACATCAAAATAGAGGACATGGTGGCCGAGGGCAAATGCCTGGCGCGCCACGATAACATGGTGATATTTGTTGCCGGGGTGGCTCCCGGCGATGTGGTGGATTTGCGCATTACCCGCAAGAAAAAGAGCTTTCTGGAAGCCGAACCCGTGGCCTTTCATGAGCTTTCGGAGTTGCGTGTGCAGCCATTCTGTGAGCATTTCGGAACCTGTGGCGGCTGTAAGTGGCAGCATATCGGCTACGATACGCAGCTGCACTTTAAGCAGAAGCAGGTAAAGGATAACCTGGAGCGTATCGGCAAAGTGCCGCTTCCGGCGTTCGATCCTATCCTCGGCTCTGCCAACACCCGCTACTACCGCAATAAGCTGGAGTATACGTTCTCCAACACCAGCTGGCTTACGAAAGAGCAGATACAGTCGGGGCAGGAGTTTGACCGCGACGCGCTGGGCTTTCACATCCCGGGCCGCTTCGATAAGATCCTGGACATCAAGCATTGCTACCTGCAGCCCGACCCGTCGAACGCGATTCGCCTGGAGGTGCGCGACTACGCCAAAAAGCATGACCTGCCCTTCTTCGATATCGTGAAACAGGAAGGCTATATGCGCAACCTCATCATCCGTACAGCTAACACGGGCGAGGTGATGGTAATTGTGCAGGTGTACGAAGACAGGCCGGAGGAAATGGAGGCGCTGATGCAGCACCTGGCTGCCACCTTCCCGGAAATTACCTCACTGCAGTATGTGGTGAACTCCAAAGGCAACGAGACCTTCCATGATCTGGAGGTGGTGTGTTATAAAGGCCTGCCATACATCCACGAGGATATGGAGGGGATCAAGTTCCGTGTGGGACCTAAATCTTTCTATCAAACCAATGCGGATCAGGCTTACGAGCTGTACAAGAAGACACGCGAGCTCGCTAACCTGACAGGCAACGAACTGGTATACGACCTTTACACAGGAGCCGGCACCATCGCTAACTTTGTGGCACATCAGGCACGTGAGGTAATTGGGATTGAGTATGTGCCAAGCGCCATCGAAGATGCCAAGATCAACTCCCAAATCAACAACATCACCAACACTACTTTTTATGCCGGTGATATGAAGGATATTCTGTCTGATGAATTGATCGAGCGCCACGGCAGGCCTGATGTGGTGATCACTGACCCGCCGCGTGCCGGCATGCATGAGGATGTGGTGAAGAAGTTGCTGCAGGTGCACCCGAACCGCATTGTGTATGTCAGCTGCAACCCAGCCACACAGGCCCGCGATGTGGAGTGGCTCTCAGAGAAGTATGACGTAACCCGTGTGCAGCCGGTGGACATGTTCCCGCAGACGCACCACGTAGAAAATATAGTATTGTTAACAGCTAGATAG